A single genomic interval of Nostoc commune NIES-4072 harbors:
- a CDS encoding PEP-CTERM sorting domain-containing protein (PEP-CTERM proteins occur, often in large numbers, in the proteomes of bacteria that also encode an exosortase, a predicted intramembrane cysteine proteinase. The presence of a PEP-CTERM domain at a protein's C-terminus predicts cleavage within the sorting domain, followed by covalent anchoring to some some component of the (usually Gram-negative) cell surface. Many PEP-CTERM proteins exhibit an unusual sequence composition that includes large numbers of potential glycosylation sites. Expression of one such protein has been shown restore the ability of a bacterium to form floc, a type of biofilm.), with the protein MPESTSIFGLLALGTGLTLKGKLKKI; encoded by the coding sequence ATCCCCGAATCTACTTCCATATTTGGTCTACTAGCTTTAGGCACTGGTTTAACTCTTAAAGGAAAACTAAAAAAAATTTGA
- a CDS encoding efflux RND transporter periplasmic adaptor subunit, with translation MSHSEFPDSPLPIETEQPTVNDSNQESQPLPERSPKPPQKRRWPLLLGIVLLIAGVGFGWRWWQTNNASNAPPGGPAAGQPMAIPVKLETVQTETVQESSEFIGSLEAPRSVIIKPQVEGRVTQIFIQEGNRVQQGQVIISLQSDDVRAQLSQAKAGLQQAQARLAELVAGTRQEEVAQARAQLAQAQARFRDAQSGSQPEEIAQAEAQIQSAKSDVELAQSRAKRYSQLRKEGAVSQDTLEGYVKEQQSAEAALVVAEKRLDQLRQSRNSSINELAGALEQQKQNLRQLENGSRPEEIAQARSQVSQAAAQVQAAQVQVQYTKVLAPFTGIVGDIPTKVGDYVEKADQLTTLTRNDSLELNISVPLEEAKKLRLGLPVQMLNAEGKPTARGKVNFISPNASSDSQTVLVKANFGNSRSQLINRQSVQTKVIWNERPGILIPVTAVSRLGGETFVFVAEAPTEKKAEAPAEKKAEAPAEKKTGAPSLVAQQKPVKLGVIEGNNYQVIEGLKAGDKIVVSGILNLTNGAPITPAPEEVGSRKL, from the coding sequence ATGTCCCATTCTGAGTTCCCTGATTCTCCCCTACCCATTGAAACAGAACAGCCTACTGTTAATGATTCTAATCAAGAGTCGCAACCATTGCCAGAGCGATCGCCTAAGCCACCTCAAAAGCGGCGTTGGCCCCTGCTGTTGGGAATCGTCCTATTAATTGCAGGTGTTGGTTTTGGTTGGCGTTGGTGGCAAACTAATAATGCTAGCAATGCACCACCGGGCGGGCCTGCTGCGGGTCAACCTATGGCAATTCCCGTCAAGCTAGAAACTGTGCAAACTGAAACAGTGCAGGAAAGCTCAGAGTTTATTGGCTCCTTAGAGGCTCCACGTTCGGTAATCATCAAGCCACAGGTTGAAGGGCGAGTAACCCAGATTTTCATCCAAGAGGGGAACCGTGTTCAACAAGGGCAAGTTATTATTAGCCTACAAAGTGATGATGTCCGAGCTCAATTATCACAAGCAAAAGCCGGACTACAACAAGCCCAAGCACGTCTTGCTGAACTTGTTGCAGGTACGCGACAAGAAGAAGTTGCCCAAGCTAGAGCGCAGTTAGCCCAAGCCCAAGCTCGGTTTAGAGATGCCCAATCGGGATCACAACCAGAAGAAATTGCTCAAGCTGAGGCTCAAATTCAGTCAGCTAAATCTGATGTAGAACTAGCACAATCACGAGCCAAGCGATATTCACAATTGAGAAAAGAGGGTGCTGTTTCCCAAGATACCTTAGAAGGATATGTCAAAGAACAGCAAAGTGCTGAAGCTGCCCTTGTCGTAGCCGAGAAACGCCTAGACCAACTCCGCCAAAGCAGAAATTCTAGTATCAATGAGCTAGCTGGTGCCCTAGAACAACAGAAACAAAACTTAAGGCAACTAGAAAATGGTTCCCGCCCAGAAGAAATTGCCCAAGCGCGATCGCAAGTAAGTCAAGCAGCAGCCCAAGTCCAAGCTGCCCAAGTCCAAGTACAATACACAAAAGTCCTTGCACCTTTCACTGGCATTGTTGGTGATATTCCAACAAAGGTGGGAGATTATGTGGAAAAAGCAGACCAGCTCACTACACTGACTAGAAATGACTCCTTAGAACTGAATATTTCCGTTCCCCTAGAAGAAGCCAAAAAGCTGCGCTTGGGATTACCAGTGCAAATGTTGAATGCCGAAGGCAAACCCACAGCAAGGGGTAAGGTGAATTTCATCTCTCCAAATGCCAGTTCAGATTCGCAAACAGTTTTGGTAAAAGCCAACTTTGGTAATTCTAGAAGTCAACTGATCAACCGCCAGTCAGTCCAAACCAAAGTGATTTGGAATGAACGTCCAGGAATTTTAATTCCAGTTACAGCAGTATCTCGCCTGGGTGGAGAGACTTTTGTGTTTGTAGCTGAAGCGCCAACAGAAAAGAAAGCTGAAGCGCCAGCAGAAAAAAAAGCTGAAGCGCCAGCAGAAAAGAAAACTGGAGCACCATCTTTAGTTGCTCAACAAAAACCTGTGAAATTGGGAGTTATTGAGGGGAATAATTATCAAGTTATCGAAGGACTAAAAGCTGGAGACAAAATTGTTGTTTCCGGTATTCTTAACCTAACTAATGGCGCTCCCATTACCCCTGCACCGGAAGAAGTGGGTAGTCGGAAGCTTTAG
- the glyS gene encoding glycine--tRNA ligase subunit beta yields the protein MPAFLLEVGTEELPASFLSDALVQLQERIPQSLEANSLKGESVQVYGTPRRLAVVIKGLPFQQPDREEEIKGPPAQAAFKDGQPTAAAVGFAKKQGVELDALFLCPTDKGEFVFVQKRIPGRPVAEILTELIPQWIWGLEGKRLMRWGNGDARFSRPIRWLVALLDETVLPLELVNGSKTIQSDRISQGHRVLHPDPVTIAQATDYLTALKSASVTVDPEERANIIKEQVKAVADNLGGYTVIYPDLLEEVTNLVEYPSAVVGKFEPEFLELPTEVITEVMVTHQRYFPVFKPDSSEKELLPNFITISNADPKKSDIVAVGNERVIRARLADGRFFYEADLTKPLESFLPQLEKVTFQEELGSVRAKVDRVVKIAERISTQLELAEHQSQKIQRAALLCKADLVTQMVYEFPELQGIMGEKYALASGEDREVAKAIYQHYLPTGAGDNFPETLTGQIVGLADRLDTLVSIFGLGLIPSGSSDPFALRRAANAVVKITWFYNLPINLDDLLAQISTDFAAKYHKDQASLTAALQEFFLQRIRTLLQEEKIDYDLVNAVLGENDPEYTERALKDLLDVRDRALYLQQIRNDSTLDNIYETVNRSTRLAAQGDLDTKQLEPTTVVRQELFQKPSETALYNALIESVPQTQAAQQTRNYQLLLAALGKIAPTVSNFFDGPDSVLVMDSDPEVKRNRLHLLGLVRNHARVLADFGAIVKNL from the coding sequence ATGCCTGCGTTTCTATTAGAAGTTGGTACAGAAGAACTACCTGCAAGTTTTCTCAGTGATGCTTTAGTGCAATTGCAGGAGCGCATTCCCCAAAGCTTGGAAGCAAACAGCCTCAAGGGTGAAAGTGTCCAGGTGTACGGTACTCCCCGGCGTCTGGCGGTAGTGATTAAAGGTCTACCATTCCAGCAGCCAGACCGAGAAGAAGAAATTAAAGGGCCCCCCGCCCAAGCCGCCTTTAAAGATGGTCAGCCGACAGCAGCAGCAGTGGGCTTTGCCAAAAAACAAGGTGTGGAATTAGATGCGCTGTTCCTTTGCCCCACTGACAAAGGGGAATTTGTCTTTGTGCAAAAAAGAATTCCGGGTCGTCCTGTGGCGGAAATTTTGACAGAACTTATTCCCCAATGGATTTGGGGTTTAGAAGGTAAGCGGTTAATGCGTTGGGGAAATGGAGATGCGAGGTTTTCCCGACCAATTCGCTGGTTGGTAGCTTTGTTAGACGAGACGGTACTACCTCTAGAATTAGTGAATGGTTCTAAAACAATTCAGAGCGATCGCATTTCTCAAGGTCATCGGGTCTTACATCCTGATCCTGTGACAATTGCCCAAGCTACCGATTATCTTACCGCCCTCAAGTCTGCATCTGTCACCGTTGACCCAGAAGAACGGGCAAATATTATCAAAGAGCAAGTAAAGGCAGTAGCGGATAATTTAGGCGGGTATACAGTAATTTACCCCGATTTATTAGAGGAAGTAACCAACCTTGTAGAATATCCTTCCGCAGTTGTTGGTAAATTTGAACCAGAATTTTTGGAATTACCAACTGAGGTAATTACTGAAGTCATGGTTACTCATCAGCGTTATTTCCCTGTATTTAAACCAGATAGTTCTGAGAAAGAATTATTGCCCAATTTCATCACTATTTCTAACGCTGATCCCAAAAAATCAGATATTGTTGCTGTTGGGAATGAAAGAGTAATTCGTGCCAGATTAGCTGATGGCAGATTCTTCTACGAAGCTGATTTAACTAAGCCGTTAGAAAGCTTTTTACCCCAGTTAGAAAAAGTTACTTTCCAAGAAGAATTGGGTTCGGTGCGTGCCAAGGTAGATAGAGTAGTTAAGATTGCCGAGCGAATAAGCACCCAATTAGAATTAGCAGAACATCAAAGTCAAAAAATCCAACGTGCTGCTTTATTATGTAAAGCGGATTTGGTTACTCAAATGGTGTATGAATTCCCGGAATTGCAAGGCATTATGGGAGAAAAATATGCCTTAGCCAGTGGTGAAGATAGAGAAGTAGCAAAGGCAATTTATCAACATTATTTGCCAACGGGAGCCGGTGATAATTTTCCCGAAACCCTCACAGGTCAAATTGTCGGTTTGGCAGATAGATTAGATACTTTAGTAAGTATCTTTGGTTTAGGTTTAATTCCCTCTGGCTCCTCTGATCCCTTCGCTTTGCGCCGTGCTGCTAATGCTGTAGTTAAAATTACTTGGTTTTATAATTTGCCGATAAATTTAGATGATTTATTAGCGCAAATATCCACAGACTTTGCAGCGAAATATCATAAAGATCAGGCATCATTAACCGCAGCGTTACAAGAGTTTTTCTTACAACGCATCCGCACCTTACTACAAGAAGAAAAGATTGATTACGATTTGGTAAATGCAGTTTTGGGAGAAAATGACCCAGAATACACAGAACGAGCGTTAAAAGATTTATTGGATGTACGCGATCGCGCCTTATACTTACAACAAATCCGCAACGACAGTACCTTAGATAACATCTACGAAACTGTTAACCGTTCCACACGATTAGCCGCCCAAGGTGATTTGGATACAAAACAGCTAGAACCGACAACCGTAGTTCGTCAAGAATTATTCCAAAAGCCCTCTGAGACAGCTTTGTATAATGCCTTAATCGAATCAGTACCACAAACTCAAGCAGCACAGCAGACACGAAATTATCAACTGTTATTAGCAGCACTAGGAAAAATTGCTCCGACAGTTAGTAACTTCTTTGATGGCCCAGATAGCGTATTAGTTATGGACTCAGATCCAGAAGTTAAGCGTAATCGATTGCACTTACTTGGATTAGTTCGCAATCATGCCCGTGTTTTAGCTGATTTTGGGGCGATCGTCAAAAATCTGTAG
- a CDS encoding TetR/AcrR family transcriptional regulator: MENLASRTAQTHARLIKAATQVFATAGINGARTREIARVAAVNEVTLFRHFQTKEQLLAAVITEAIALQTEALAYHDDWTQDLYIDLKNYANLCNQMIEEHEDLIRTFIGEAKRHPQAARLILYEADKSLREELVVYLQKNQEKGTVSLDIDLKASVDSFTGMLLHGILRFSDIPTALEYSRECYVETCVNLFVRGISTLPLQEARGSIDSSARR; encoded by the coding sequence ATGGAAAACTTAGCATCAAGGACGGCACAAACTCATGCACGCTTGATCAAGGCAGCAACTCAGGTGTTTGCAACAGCAGGAATAAATGGAGCGAGAACGCGAGAAATTGCTCGTGTTGCTGCGGTCAATGAGGTAACTTTATTTCGTCATTTCCAGACCAAAGAGCAACTACTAGCTGCTGTGATTACTGAAGCGATCGCTTTACAGACAGAAGCTTTAGCCTATCACGACGACTGGACTCAAGACCTATATATTGACCTCAAGAATTATGCAAATCTTTGCAACCAGATGATAGAGGAGCATGAAGACCTGATTCGGACATTTATTGGGGAAGCGAAGCGACATCCCCAAGCCGCTCGTCTGATTTTATATGAGGCTGACAAATCGCTGCGCGAAGAGCTAGTTGTGTACTTGCAAAAGAATCAAGAGAAGGGCACGGTGTCCTTAGATATAGATCTAAAGGCATCTGTGGATAGTTTCACGGGTATGTTGCTTCACGGCATCCTGCGTTTTAGCGATATCCCCACCGCACTAGAGTACAGTCGTGAATGCTACGTGGAAACTTGTGTGAATTTATTTGTGCGCGGTATTAGCACTTTGCCGTTGCAGGAAGCAAGAGGTTCAATTGATTCTTCTGCAAGAAGATGA
- a CDS encoding efflux RND transporter permease subunit, which translates to MFVDFFIKRPIFASVSAIIILLIGLISIPSLPIARFPEISPTQISVTSNYSGASAEVVESGVTNILERQINGIEGLRYLTSSSSNDGTSTITATFDSSRDKDIAAVDVQNRVSVAQPQLPDSVQRTGVRVSKESSNILLAIGLFAENKEYDNTFLSNYADLYIADALKRVKGVSNVQIFGERRYAMRLWLDPSRLANRGLTTKDVANALSEQNLQVGAGRIGQEPAPEGQRYQLDVRAASRLTEPSEFEEIVLKTQDDGTLVKLKDVGKAELGAENYNTFLRFRGNDAVGLGIYQVPGSNALDVAKGVKAEMARLAPSFPPGMKYQVAFDTTSFVEESMSEVIKTLIEAVVLVVIVIFVFLQDWRTTLIPALTIPLALIGTFIFVKIFNFSINSLTLFGLTLASGMVVDDAIVVVEQISRFIQDKGINPRRAASESMRELFGAVIATSLVLMAVFVPVAFFPGTTGALYRQFALTIAFSIAISTFLALTLTPSLCGVLLRQEQQAPRWIGWLFDLINRFLEWVRSSYERSLTWMVRFKSIVIGLFIVSLGMTAWLYTTVPTAFLPDEDEGYFITIIQGPQGVSLQYTSDVMAQVEKEILPLPEVLGTFAVGGFGFSGSTANSGIIFTTLKPWAERSRPDQSVQAIIGKLQGKLLSIPEARVFPVNPPPIQGLGNFGGFVFQLQDRRGNSGLENLVQSMGKLLGQANQTPGLRAVFSTFAADTPQLLVDVDRNKAKSLQVSIDDVFSTLQTALGSQYVNDFNLQQRNYRVYIQADQQFRSNPKDIGKLYVRSQKNQMIPLSNLVTVTPTVGAQTINHYNLFRSIEINGSAAPGSSSGDAIKAMEQVAKEVLPAGYGYEWSGTALEEIDSGGLAPLIFGLGLVFVFLVLAAQYENYIDPFIILLSVPLAIFGALIAQSLRGFANDVYCQIGLVMLIGLASKNAILIVEFANQLREQGLSITKAVIEASQERLRPILMTAFSTLLGIFPLAIATGAGAGSRQSLGTTVFGGMLIATFLSLFVVPILYIVIKTTTERFIKPNRHQQLQTEAVSLDGKTAAYSTKAED; encoded by the coding sequence ATGTTTGTTGACTTCTTTATTAAGCGGCCAATCTTTGCGTCGGTCAGTGCGATCATCATCCTTTTAATAGGATTAATTAGTATTCCCTCACTACCGATCGCTAGGTTCCCGGAAATTAGTCCCACCCAAATCAGTGTAACTTCCAACTATAGCGGAGCTAGTGCCGAAGTTGTAGAAAGTGGGGTGACAAATATCTTAGAAAGGCAAATCAACGGGATTGAGGGGCTAAGATATCTTACTTCTAGCAGCAGTAACGATGGTACTAGTACTATTACAGCCACCTTTGATTCATCGCGGGATAAAGATATTGCGGCTGTGGATGTGCAAAATCGTGTTTCTGTTGCCCAACCACAACTACCAGACTCTGTGCAGCGCACGGGAGTGCGAGTATCTAAAGAATCCAGCAACATTCTCTTAGCAATTGGTTTATTCGCTGAAAATAAAGAGTACGACAATACATTCTTAAGCAACTATGCCGACCTTTACATAGCAGATGCTTTAAAAAGAGTTAAAGGTGTAAGCAACGTTCAAATTTTTGGCGAACGCCGCTATGCAATGCGCCTGTGGTTAGATCCGAGCCGCCTTGCCAATCGGGGACTCACGACCAAGGATGTAGCAAATGCTCTATCAGAACAAAATTTGCAAGTTGGTGCAGGGAGAATTGGACAAGAACCCGCTCCTGAAGGACAAAGGTATCAACTTGATGTGCGTGCTGCTAGCCGATTAACAGAACCATCAGAATTTGAAGAAATTGTCCTCAAAACTCAAGATGATGGCACATTAGTCAAGCTCAAAGATGTCGGTAAAGCCGAACTGGGGGCAGAAAATTACAACACATTTCTGCGATTTCGGGGCAATGATGCTGTAGGTTTAGGGATTTATCAGGTTCCGGGCAGTAATGCCTTAGATGTAGCGAAAGGAGTCAAAGCCGAAATGGCGCGATTGGCTCCGAGTTTTCCCCCAGGAATGAAATATCAGGTAGCTTTTGACACCACATCGTTTGTAGAAGAGTCGATGTCAGAAGTCATCAAAACTTTGATTGAAGCGGTAGTGCTAGTTGTAATTGTAATTTTTGTCTTCTTGCAGGATTGGCGAACCACTTTAATTCCAGCACTGACTATTCCTTTAGCACTAATTGGGACATTTATCTTCGTCAAAATTTTTAACTTTTCCATTAATAGTTTGACTTTGTTTGGTCTTACTTTAGCATCGGGGATGGTGGTAGACGATGCGATCGTTGTTGTTGAGCAAATCAGCCGTTTTATTCAGGATAAAGGTATAAATCCTCGTCGAGCCGCAAGTGAATCAATGAGGGAACTGTTTGGCGCGGTTATTGCCACTTCATTAGTATTAATGGCGGTCTTTGTGCCAGTGGCGTTTTTCCCAGGAACCACAGGCGCACTTTATCGGCAATTTGCGCTAACCATCGCCTTTTCCATTGCGATTTCAACATTTCTAGCTTTGACCCTAACACCTTCTTTGTGTGGCGTGCTGCTACGTCAAGAACAACAAGCACCAAGGTGGATTGGCTGGCTGTTTGACCTAATTAATCGGTTCCTGGAATGGGTAAGGTCAAGTTACGAGCGATCGCTTACCTGGATGGTACGATTCAAAAGCATCGTCATTGGACTATTTATCGTTTCCTTGGGTATGACTGCTTGGCTGTATACCACAGTACCGACAGCCTTTCTCCCCGATGAAGACGAAGGCTACTTCATCACCATCATCCAAGGCCCCCAAGGCGTTTCGCTGCAATACACCAGCGATGTTATGGCACAAGTAGAAAAAGAAATCTTGCCACTTCCAGAAGTTCTAGGGACTTTCGCAGTAGGAGGATTTGGTTTTAGTGGTAGCACCGCCAATAGCGGCATTATCTTTACAACTTTAAAACCTTGGGCAGAACGCTCAAGACCCGATCAATCAGTGCAAGCCATTATTGGCAAATTACAAGGGAAGTTGTTGTCAATCCCAGAAGCCAGGGTTTTTCCTGTGAATCCGCCACCAATTCAGGGTTTAGGTAACTTTGGCGGCTTCGTTTTTCAACTGCAAGACCGCAGAGGTAACAGTGGCTTAGAAAATTTAGTCCAGTCGATGGGTAAGTTGCTAGGTCAAGCTAATCAAACACCAGGATTACGAGCTGTATTTAGCACCTTTGCCGCAGATACACCACAATTGCTTGTGGATGTAGACCGCAATAAAGCCAAATCATTGCAAGTTTCGATAGATGATGTCTTCAGTACTTTACAAACTGCTTTGGGATCGCAATATGTAAATGATTTCAATCTACAGCAGCGCAATTACCGGGTGTATATCCAGGCAGATCAACAGTTTCGTTCCAACCCCAAAGATATTGGCAAGCTATACGTTCGTTCTCAAAAGAATCAAATGATTCCTCTGAGTAACTTAGTCACAGTTACTCCGACTGTGGGAGCGCAAACGATAAATCACTACAATCTGTTCCGCTCAATTGAAATTAATGGTTCCGCCGCTCCTGGCTCTAGTTCTGGAGACGCAATTAAAGCAATGGAACAAGTTGCTAAAGAAGTTTTACCAGCAGGTTATGGCTATGAATGGTCAGGGACTGCATTAGAAGAAATAGATTCTGGTGGTTTAGCACCCCTGATTTTTGGATTAGGATTAGTATTTGTGTTTTTAGTACTAGCCGCTCAATACGAGAACTACATTGACCCGTTTATCATTCTGTTATCAGTTCCCTTAGCTATCTTTGGAGCGCTTATAGCTCAATCATTGCGGGGTTTTGCTAATGATGTTTACTGTCAAATTGGTTTAGTAATGTTGATTGGTTTAGCTAGTAAGAACGCTATTTTGATTGTGGAATTTGCTAATCAATTGCGAGAGCAAGGGCTTTCGATTACTAAAGCAGTAATTGAGGCTTCACAAGAGCGGTTACGTCCGATTTTGATGACTGCCTTTTCTACCCTTTTAGGAATTTTCCCCTTGGCTATTGCTACAGGTGCTGGCGCTGGCAGTCGTCAATCTTTAGGAACAACAGTATTTGGCGGAATGTTAATTGCAACTTTTTTGAGTTTGTTTGTAGTGCCAATTTTATATATTGTTATTAAGACAACAACAGAGCGCTTTATCAAACCAAATAGGCATCAACAATTGCAAACAGAAGCAGTTTCCTTGGATGGTAAAACTGCTGCATATTCAACAAAAGCTGAGGATTGA
- a CDS encoding glycosyltransferase family 4 protein, which yields MHILIYSYNYHPEPIGIAPLMTELAEGLVKRGHQVRVITGMPNYPQREIYDEYRGKWYVTEQINSVIIQRSYLRIKSKPNLLDRLLLELSFVFTSLPQAFKGRRPDVIILTVPPLFGTLPVTIFGWLYNCPVVLNVQDILPDAAVRIGLLKNKWMIRTLAALEKFAYRSAHTISVIADGFRDNLVNKGVPVNKIVCIPNWVNVNFICPLPKQNNSWISSHQLDGKFVVLYSGNIALTQGLETVIEAAVCLRHIKEIVFVIVGESIALQRLQKYCLLNGADNVLLLPLQPREKLPEMLAASDVGLIVQKRNVISFNMPSKIPLLLASGRPIVGSVPATGTAAKAIKLSGGGIIVEPESPDAMAAAVHDLYTNPTLGTNLGNAGRQFAEENYSLEQALNRYEGLFSHIVANRKSTLGILPKLNSKKSVVDG from the coding sequence ATGCACATACTGATTTATTCCTATAACTATCATCCAGAGCCAATTGGTATTGCTCCGTTAATGACTGAATTAGCAGAAGGATTAGTAAAGCGAGGTCACCAAGTGCGGGTGATTACAGGAATGCCCAACTATCCTCAGCGCGAAATTTACGATGAGTATCGCGGTAAATGGTACGTTACTGAACAAATAAATAGCGTCATAATTCAACGAAGTTACCTACGAATTAAATCTAAACCTAATCTTTTAGATCGCTTGTTGCTGGAGTTGAGCTTTGTTTTCACGAGCTTACCCCAAGCTTTTAAAGGCAGACGTCCAGATGTGATTATTTTAACAGTACCGCCTCTTTTCGGTACTTTACCAGTAACAATATTTGGTTGGTTATACAATTGCCCAGTAGTTCTAAATGTGCAAGATATTCTACCAGATGCTGCGGTACGTATTGGGCTATTGAAGAACAAGTGGATGATCCGAACTCTTGCAGCCCTAGAAAAATTTGCATATCGGTCTGCACATACTATTAGTGTCATTGCCGATGGATTTCGTGATAATTTGGTGAATAAAGGAGTACCTGTTAATAAAATCGTTTGTATTCCCAATTGGGTGAATGTAAATTTCATCTGCCCATTACCAAAACAGAACAATTCCTGGATATCTAGCCATCAACTTGATGGAAAATTTGTGGTACTTTATTCGGGCAATATTGCTCTAACGCAAGGTTTAGAAACAGTAATAGAAGCAGCAGTTTGCTTACGTCATATTAAGGAGATTGTCTTTGTTATCGTTGGCGAATCAATAGCATTGCAAAGGTTGCAGAAATATTGTCTTTTAAATGGAGCAGATAATGTTTTGCTGCTACCGTTACAGCCACGAGAAAAACTACCAGAAATGCTAGCAGCATCTGATGTAGGGTTGATTGTGCAAAAACGCAATGTTATTTCGTTCAATATGCCTTCAAAAATACCACTACTGTTGGCGAGTGGTCGCCCAATTGTGGGTTCAGTTCCCGCCACTGGTACTGCTGCAAAAGCAATCAAACTAAGTGGTGGTGGGATAATTGTTGAGCCAGAATCACCTGATGCAATGGCTGCTGCGGTGCATGATTTATATACTAATCCTACTCTAGGGACGAATCTAGGTAACGCCGGAAGGCAATTTGCCGAAGAAAACTATTCTTTGGAGCAAGCACTTAATCGATATGAAGGGCTATTTTCTCATATTGTTGCTAACCGAAAATCAACTCTAGGTATCTTACCGAAATTAAATTCCAAGAAATCAGTTGTAGATGGTTAA
- a CDS encoding PEP-CTERM sorting domain-containing protein encodes MMMKNIFTKIAAIAATSAAFSVAVAAANNPAQAIDLNFSWQGDAGYSAIGSFSYDETTAPTIISESGSGATNFLQSLNVSFLDPSNNPLGTYNTVSGGVSQSDFFAFNFDTSTQTLFGPFDVAGGTGVIGEYFLQGTIGDSLRLRQDVDQQGTSITLDQNSGSIQVSKVPEPASMLGLLAFAALGVGSSLKKKQASC; translated from the coding sequence ATGATGATGAAAAACATATTTACCAAAATTGCCGCGATCGCAGCAACTAGTGCTGCTTTTAGTGTTGCTGTTGCTGCTGCTAACAATCCAGCCCAAGCTATTGATTTAAACTTTAGCTGGCAAGGTGATGCTGGTTACTCAGCAATAGGTTCATTCAGCTACGACGAAACTACAGCACCTACAATTATTTCAGAAAGTGGTAGTGGAGCAACCAACTTTTTACAATCCTTGAATGTCTCCTTCTTAGACCCATCTAATAATCCTCTGGGAACTTATAACACCGTTAGTGGTGGGGTGTCACAATCTGATTTCTTCGCTTTCAACTTTGATACTTCCACTCAAACACTGTTCGGCCCGTTTGATGTAGCAGGAGGAACGGGTGTAATTGGAGAATATTTCCTTCAGGGAACTATTGGCGACTCTTTGCGATTACGTCAGGATGTAGATCAACAAGGGACATCAATAACACTAGATCAAAATTCTGGCTCTATTCAGGTATCCAAAGTTCCTGAACCTGCTTCTATGTTGGGTTTGCTAGCATTTGCTGCTTTAGGTGTAGGTTCATCTTTAAAGAAAAAGCAAGCCTCTTGCTAG